The bacterium Unc6 genome contains the following window.
CTACATTGGTTTTTTAGAGAAAATAGAGTTGACCCCATAGTATTTTATCCTATCAATTATATTACAGCAAGCATTTTTTTGCAGGGCCTTGTGCGAGGGGGTTAAAAATAGGCACAGTACAAATGGCTCTGGGAGATTTTTTTATTTACAAAAAATTTAAAAATTTGATACAATACATATCTGGTGCTCTGGTGCATTGGTGCTCTAAGAAAAAATAGGAGGAAGGTATGTTCAGAATTGTTCCAAAAACGAACATTGATTTTTTAGGGAAAAGAAAGGTGGCATATACATTTTCTTTTCTTCTTCTTTTAACAGGCATTGTATCACTTATCTATCATAAGGGGCCAAACTGGGGAATAGAATTCACAGGTGGTTCACTTATGCAGATCCATTTTAATGAGGCAATGGATATCGGTAAAGCAAGGAGCATACTAAAACAGGCAGGCCTACAGGATGCTTTCTTACAACAGTATGAACGGAACAGAGGTTTAATAATAAGGATTAAGGGCGAAGGCGGGAATGTTTCTGATACAATCACAGAGGCACTTAAAAAGAATATCGGTGAAGGAAAATTCAGAGTAGAAAGAACAGAAGAGGTTGGTCCTGTTGTGGGAAAGGCAATGCAGAGAAAAACACTCATTGCGGTAATAGCTGCCGCAATTGTTCTTACAATGTATATTGCGTTCAGGTTTGACTTTAAATTTGGTGTTGCAGCGACAATCGCAACATTTCATGATGTTGTGGCAGTTGTAGGTATATTTTCAATAATGAACAAGGAAATAACCCTGCAGATTGTTGCAGCACTTCTTACACTCGCTGGATACTCAATGGCAGATACGGTTGTTGTATTTGATAGAATAAGAGAAAATATGAAGGAAAAAAGGAAAGAGGCAAAAGAAAATATTATCAGCATAATGAACCTGAGTATAAATGAGATTCTTTCAAGATCACTTATGACATCTATTACAACACTTTTAGCGGTTGGAGCATTGTTTTTCTTAGGCGGTGAAGTAATTCATGACTTTACATTTGCACTTCTTATTGGTATAATTATCGGAACTTATTCATCTGTTTTTATTGCATCACCCATAGTTGCAGACTGGCCAAAGAATAGGTAACAGGTGACTGGTGCTCTGATGCCTGGTGCTCTGGTGCTCTGGTGGCTGGTGCTCTGGTGCTCTGGTGGCTGGTGCTCTGGTGCTCTGGTGGCTGGTGCTCTGTCCTAGCGGGAGGGTAGAAATGGAAATAGGGGTTATTAGTGAACTAGGCAAGGAAGGGCGATGTTTTGAATATGTCCGACAATTCGGATTAAATGTTTGCCAGTTGGCAGGCTGGGATATATCTTTGGCTCAGGGTAATGTGGCTGATAATGTTATAAAAACAGCAGACAGAGCAGGTGTGCGTATCTGCGGTTTTTGGGCTGGATGGCCAGGACCTGCAGAATGGAATTTTAAGACAGGTCCTACAACATTAGGATTGATGCCCAAAAGGTACCGTCAAAAAAGAGTAAAAGTTCTTAAAAAATGGGCTGATTTTGCCCAACAAGTGGGAAGTCCTTCTATTATTACTCACTGTGGATTTATACCTGAAAATATAACTGATCCAAATTATCAACAGGTTGTAGATGCTATTAAAGAGGTATCTGAGTATTGTAAAAGAAAAAAATTAGAATTCTGGTTTGAAACAGGGCAGGAAACCCCCGTGGTTTTATTAAGAACCATAGAAAGAATTGGTACTGATAACCTTGGAATCAATCTGGATCCTGCCAACCTACTGATGTATGGCAAGGGCAACCCCATAGATGCCCTGTCTGTATTCGGTAAATATGTCAGAAATATTCATATTAAGGATGGTTTATGTCCGACAGATGGCGAAAATCTTGGCAGAGAAGTCCCTGTGGGTAGTGGTATGGTGCGGTACCCTGAGTTTATTTCTAAATTAAAAGAAATAGGGTTTAACAAAGAGCTGATTATTGAGCGTGAAATAGAAGGAGAACAACAAATAAAAGATATACAAAAAACTATTAAGGACCTTAAAAAATGGTTGCAGAAAGGAGAGAGATGAAAAAATCTATTAATCAGTGGGCGTTTCCAAAGACACAGGTATTGGAAAAAAGTCTTGAGGTTGCAAAAGATTCAGGTTTTTCTGCAATTGAGGTTTGTTTCGGAGAAGATGAATGGATTACACAGGACACAAAACTTTCAGATGTAGAAATCTTAAGAAAAAAAATAGAGTCTCATCACTTAAAAATATCAAGCCTTGCCTCGGGGCTGTTCTGGAAATATGCCCTTACATCAGATTCTCTTAAAGTTTCTCAAAAAGCATCAGATATTATCCGTTCAATGCTTAAAGCGGGCAGTATATTGGGTGTAGATACTATACTTGTAATCCCCGGCTGGGTTTCTGTGCCATGGGTTCCTGATGCAGAAATAGTTGATTATAAAACAGCACATAAAAGGGCATCGGAATCATTAAAAGTTCTTTCATCTGATGCAGAAAAAGAAAAGGTATGTATAGGAATTGAAAATGTATGGAACAGGATGTTATTAAGTCCCCTTGAGATGGCAGAGTTTATAGACAAAATCGGCAGTCCCTATGTGGGCGCATATTTTGATATAGGCAATGTTGTCTATAGCGGGCATCCCCAGCACTGGATAGATATACTGGGGCATAGAATAAAAAAGGTTCATTTTAAGGATTATAAAAATTCTATAGGCACACTTGATGGGTTTGTTCCTCTTTTGTATGGAGATGTTAACTGGAAGGAAGTAATGAAGGCATTGAGGGGTGTTGGGTATGATTCATATTGTGTGGCAGAATTTTTCCCTAAACCCGAATTTGCCGAGTGTTTAATAAAACAAGTCTCTATGGCTATGGACAAAATTCTGGAGGTGGAAAAATGATAAATGTTGGACTAATAGGTTTTGGATTTATGGGCAGGGTTCATTATTCCTGTTATGGAAACTTAAAAAATGCCAGAGTAGTTTCAGTATGCGACAAAGATATTAAAAGATTAAAGGGCACTGAAAGTGTTCAGGGAAATATTGAAACAGGACAAAATGTTGTTAACCTTTCTGGTGTAAAAACCACTATAAACCCAAATAATATCTTTAAAGATTCAAGTATTCAGATGGTGGATTTGTCCTGCCCTACTTTTCTTCACTGTAAACACACAGTAAAAGCGGCTGAATCGGGTAAGAATGTGCTTTGTGAGAAACCTATGGCAAGAAATGTAAAAGAAGCGCAAAGGATGATAGATGCCTGTAAGGCTAATAATGTAAAGATTATGGTGGCACATGTATTAAGATTTTGGCCTGAATATCTTTTTTTGAAAGACGCAGTTCATAGCAGGGGGTTCGGCACATTGCTTTCAGTAGTATTCACAAGGCTTGGAAGTACTCCAAGATGGAGCTGGAAGAACTGGATACTAAATCCAAAACTTGGTGGAGAAGCAATCCTTGATTTTCATATACATGATGTTGATACCGCGCTGTGGTTATTGGGCAATCCTTCATCTGTTTTTGCACAGGGTAAAGTAAAAGAATCTATAGGAGAGGGCATAAATTATGTTGTTGCACATTATCTTTATTCAAACGGTCCTGTCTGCACATTAGAAGGAGGATGGATTACAGAAGGCGGATACCCGTTCACAATGGCTTTTTTAGCGACATTTGAAAATGCGGTTCTTATGTATAACTGTAATAACAAGCCTACACTTTGTTTGTATGAAAAGGATAAAGAACCCCGGTATCCTCAAATACCTGTGGTTAACGCATATCAAGCAGAAATAGAATATTTTCTAAATTGCATAGAAACAAATAAACAGATAGAAGAGGTCCCACCTGAAACATCCCTTGAAGCAGTAAGAATTGTAAGGCTTGAAAGTTCTGCAATTAAAAAAGGTAAAGTAGTTAAAGTAAGAAGTATAAAGTAAGAAGACAGATGCTCTCTGGTAAATTGCTTACTCTTGAATAAAAAGGAGGAGGAATGGATTTGTTATTGTTAGCGCCGGTTGGTTCAATTATTGCCCTGGGTTTTGCTGCATATTCTGCAGCCAGTATCCTAAAACTTTCAGAGGGGACAGAGCGGATGAAAGAGATTGCCTCTGCTGTCCGAGAAGGGGCAAAGGCATATCTTAAAAGACAGTACTTCATTGTTTCAATATTTTTTGCAAGTATATTTGTGGCCCTTCTTGTAATGGCAATGTTGGACCTTGTTGTAATATTTACTCCGTTTGCATTTTTGACAGGAGGATTTTATTCTGGTTTAAGCGGTTTTATAGGAATGACCATAGCAACACAGTCAGGTTCAAGAACAGCAAACGCAGCCCGTAAAAGTCTTAATTTGGGCTTAAGGGTTGCGTTTTCAAGTGGTACTGTTATGGGACTTACAGTTGTAGGGCTTGGGCTTTTAGATCTTTCTATCTGGTATTATTTTTTAAACTGGTATTACAGTGTCTATCCCTTACCGGGCGGTGTTGCTGATAAGATAGGGGCTATAACATCGGTAATGCTTTCCTGTGGTATGGGCGCATCTTCAATGGCTCTTTTTGCCCGTGTCGGAGGCGGGATATTTACAAAAGCAGCTGATGTGGGAGCAGACCTTGTGGGCAAAACAGAAGCAGGAATACCTGAAGATGACCCCAGAAACCCGGCGGTTATAGCAGACAATGTAGGAGACAATGTGGGTGATGTTGCAGGAATGGGTGCTGACCTTTATGAATCATATGTGGGTGCAATAGTTTCAACATCTGCACTTGCAGTTGCAGCAGGACTTGGGAAGGGAGGTGTTACAGTTCCTATGACAATTGCAGCCTTAGGGATTGTTGCTTCTATAATAGGCACATTTTTTGTAAGATCAAAAGAACAGGCAGAACAGGGTGCTCTTCTTGCTGCACTGAGAAGAGGAACATTTACAAGCGCGATGCTTATTGCAATACTTTCGTTCTTTATTATAAGGTCTGTACTAGGCATGCAGTATATCGGTGTTTATTGGGCAATTCTAATAGGGCTTGTTGCGGGTGTTCTTATAGGTTTAAGCACAGAGTATTTTACATCTGATAGATATCATCCTACAAAAACAATTGCAGATGCTTCTGTTACAGGTCCTGCAACAGTTATCATAGCAGGATTAGGAGTTGGTATGCTTTCAACTGCTATTCCTGTTATTATTGTAGGAATTGCAATACTTTTTTCATATTATCTTCCCATAGTTATTGCAACAGCAAACGGTGTTGTGTTTTTATCAAATGTCCATCAACTTAATGTGGGCCTTTATGGTGTTGCTGCATCAGCAGTTGGTATGCTTTCAACTCTCGGTATAACGCTTGCAACAGATGCATACGGACCTGTTGCAGACAATGCAGGCGGAAATGCACAGATGTCTCATCTTGAACCCGAGGTAAGAAAAAGAACAGATGCCCTTGATTCACTTGGCAACACAACAGCGGCAACAGGAAAAGGATTTGCAATAGGAAGTGCTGCTCTTACATCGCTTGCGCTTATTGCTGCATACAAAAGTCAGGTTGAAATAGTCGCAGCAAGGCTTAATATCCATTTAGATATGGCATTAGATTTAAGTATAATAAATCCGAGGGTTATTGCAGGACTTTTTATAGGAGGTATGCTTCCTTTCTTTTTCTCTTCTCTTACAATGCGGGCAGTTGGTCGTACGGCCCAGGGTATCGTAAAAGAGGTAAGAAGGCAATTCCGAGAAATACCTGGAATTATGGAAGGAAGCGCAAAACCGGACTATGCAAGATGTGTAAGAATATCTACTGCTGGGGCACAGAAAGAAATGATAGCGCCATCTATACTTGCAGTATGCTCTCCTATTGTTGTTGGAATTACAATGGGTATTGAGGCCTTGATAGGATTGCTTACAGGTTCTCTGGTAAGTGGTTTTGTTCTTGCTGTTATGATGGCAAATGCAGGCGGTGCGCTGGACAATGCAAAGAAGTACATAGAAGGCGGAAAACACGAGGGGAAGGGGTCATATGCACACAAGGCGGCTGTTGTAGGAGATACCGTAGGCGACCCATTAAAAGATACATCGGGTCCTTCTTTAAACATACTTCTTAAGCTTATGCCAATAGTATCAATAGTTTTTGCGGGTTTGATTTTAAAATATACAATATACCCATAGTAGGATAGAGCACCAGTGCACCAGAGCACCAGCGCACCAGAGCACCAGAGCACCAGTGCACCAGAGCACCAGCGCACCAGTCACCAGTGCACCATGGCACCAGTCACCAGTGCACCATGGCACCAGTCACCAGAGCACCAGAGTAGAGAGAGAAGTATGAATATAATAATTGTAAAGAACAAACAAGAACTTGGCAAGAAAGCGGCAAGTGTCGGAACTCAAATTATAAAAAAAGCAATAAAACAAAGAGGCTATTGCAATGTTATTCTTGCAACAGGTCTATCACAGTTTCAAGTGCTTGAAAATTTATTAAAAGAAGATATAAACTGGAATAAAATTGTCGGATTTCATTTGGACGAGTATATAGGTTTGCCTATTGCACACCCTGCATCTTTCAGGCTTTATCTCTGGAAAAGGTTTATAAGCAGGTTGCCTTTCCCGTTGAACAATTTTTATTTTATAAATGCAGATGTTAATCCTGAAACAGAATGCGCAAGGCTCGGGGAAATAATTAAAAAACATCCCGTAGATGTCGCGTTTATAGGAATCGGAGAAAACGGACACATTGCCTTTAATGACCCTCCTGCTGATTTTAAGACAAAAAAACCATATATTGTTGTCCAATTGGACAAAAAATGTAAAATACAGCAATACAAGGAAGGTTGGTTTAAAACTATACAAGATGTGCCAGGCAGGGCAATATCTATGTCAGTCCAACACATATTAAAAAGCAAAACAATCATCTGCTGTGCCCCTGATAAGAGAAAGGCAGAGGTTATAAGGAGTGCGATTAAGGAAAAGATTTCACCAGATTGTCCTGCATCGGCCTTGCAAAAACACCCCGATGTTTATATGTATTTAGACAAAGAATCCGCAAGCCTTTTGTGAAATAGGGTCTGCTGAAAAACTCATCAGACCCTAAAATAATCAATATGTTTTTCTTTGGTGATATAATGGAGAAAGGATCAGTATTAAAAAAGCCAGAATATCTGGAACAAGCTTACACTCTCGGAATGAATTTAAAGGATTTATAGAAAAAGGGGGTAGATTAGATATGCTAAAAATAGAGGAAATAGAAGCTACAATTGAATCGCTTTCAGACGATGAATATGCTCGTTTGAGAGAGTGGTTTTATGAAAGGGATTGGAAAAAATGGGATAGACAGATTGAAGTAGACTCAGAATCGGGAAATTTGGATTTTCTGATCAAGGAAGCTATTGATGAAAAAAAACAGGGAAATCTCAAGGAACTCTAAATGCATCTAACAATAAACCGCTTTTGGAAGTGTTTTAAGAATCTTCCTGTTGCCGTTCAAAAGGTATCAAAGAAAAACTTTGAGTTGCTCAAAACGAACCCTTCGCACCCATCCCTCCATTTCAAGAAAATTGGTAAGTTTTGGTCAGTACGAGCTGGAATTAATCATAGGGCGCTTGCGATTGAGGATGGTGAAGACTTTATTTGGGTTTGGATTGGCACTCATGAAGAATATGAAAGAATGATTAAGGGAATGGGCTAATAATTTATTCCAGCGGGTGGCTATCAGCCACCCGCTGAATTAGTGAAAAACTCATCAGACCCTGCAATCTTTTCAAAATCTGTGTAACCAGGTATAATCCTTAAGTTTACACCTGAAGATTATACCAGGAGGAAATTATGGATACCACAAGATTTGTGCATTGGCAAGACGATAATATGTGGCTCGGCTATTTGGAAGAATATCCTGACTACATAACGCAGGGAGAAACTTTAAATGAATTAAAAGAAAATTTAAAAGATTTATATAACGACCTGATTGGCGGTGTAATTCCCTGCGTCAGAAAACTTGCTGAGTTAGAAGTGGCGTGAAAAGAAAAGACTTAATCAGGCAATTAGAGAACATAGATTGTGTTTTTATAAGACATGGAGGAAAACATAACTGGTATCAAAATACTAAAACAAAAATAGTTTAACCTATTCCGAGGCATAACGAAACGAATCACTTTACCAGGCCCCGTAAAAACTTGGAAGCAACTGGTGCACTGGTGCACTGGTGTTCTGGTGCTAAGGGCTTATTAGTTTGATATTTGTTTCTAACAGCGTCTTTTCTTGTTTTAAAAGAGTAAGTCTTTGTTTTGTTTCTGATACCACCTGTTCGGGTGCATTTTGTATAAACGAAGGATTTTTTAGTCTTTTTTCAATGCTCTGTATTTCTTTTGTTGTTGTATCAATCTGTTTTTTCAGCCTGCATTTTTCCTTTTCTATATCAATAATCCCTTTTAGTGGTATATATATCTGTATATCTTCAACAACTCTTATTGCCGCATCAGAAACAACTGTTGTGTTTTTTTCAAAGGTAATTTTTCCTGCCCCTGATAGAAAAGAAATGGTGTGATGATTATTCTTTAATACTTCTCTGTATGCCTCTTTTTGGACGCACACTGTAACATCTATAATTTTGTCCCTGGGTATATGTGTATCTGCCCGTATATTTCTTATTGCACTGACCACATGCATTAGACTTTTCATCTTTGATTCTGCATCTGTGGAAATTAATTTTTGGTCACAAACAGGCCAGGATGCTATTATTATGTGTCTTTTGTTTTCATCCGGTATATACTTTTTAACCTCTTGCCATATCTGTTCTGTAATAAATGGCATAAACGGATGTAATAGTTTAAGTATATTATCAAGAAGATATATAAGTATTCTTGATGTATTTGGGTCTGAGAGTCTTGATTTTGCAATTTCAACATACCAATCACAGAACTCACTCCAAACAAAATTGTATACAATGTTTGCAGACTCACTAAAATGATAATTGTCCAATGCGTTTGAAACATCTTTTATCGTAACCTGCATCCTTGATATTATCCATCTATCTGCAAGTGAAAGGCTCTCTACATCATTAAACATATCAATTATCTTTTTATCCTGCACCTGCATCAATACAAACCTTGATACATTCCAGGCCTTATTTGCAAAGTTTCTCCCTAATTCAAAATGTTTTGATGAGTTCACTGTTTTTCCAAGAAAAGTCTTTACCCGTTTAACAGGAAGTCGGACATCCTGTGTTTCTGTTGCTATGTGTGCTAATGTCCATCTTAGTGCATCTGCACCATAAAGTGTTATTATGTCTTCCGGGTCAACACCGTTGCCCAAACTTTTTTTCATAGGCCTTCCCTGCCCATCCTGTATAACGGTATGTATGACAACATCCTTAAAAGGAATTTCCTTCATATTATAAAGACCGACTACAACCATTCTTGCAACCCACAGTGTTATGATTTCTCTTGCAGTGATAAGAACATCCGTAGGATAGTATGCTTTTAACTGTTTTTCATTATCAGGCCAGCCTAATGTTGCAGATGGCCACAGGGCAGATGAAAACCAGGTATCAAGAACATCCCTGTCTTGCTCAATTGTTGCTCCCTTTATTGCATCAGAAGATATATCGGTATCTCTTGAACAGATAAAAATAGTATCCCCTTCTTTCTTTAATGCAATGTCATCTCTGTTTGCAAATATTTCTTTTACCTTTTTCTCATCACAGTTTCTTGCCCACCACACCGGAATTCTGTGTCCCCACCACAACTGCCTTGATATGCACCAGTCTTTTTTTTCTCCGAGCCAGTCAAGAAAAGTTTTTGCATACCTTTGAGGATAAAATTTTATTCTTCCGCTTTTTACCGCATCAAGTGCCGGACTTGCAATCTCAGACATCCTTACAAACCACTGTTCTGAAAGCATCGGTTCTATCGGTGTCTTTGAACGGTCACTGTGTGCAATCTCTGTTGTATAATCCTCCATACGGTCAATAAGCCCCAAGATTTGCAGTTCTTCAACAATGGCCTTTCTTGCAGAATATCTTTCAAGCCCCTTGTATTTACCTGCATTTTCATTAAGTGTTCCATCCGTATTCAGAATGTTAACCATAGAAAGTCTGTTCCGTAAGGCGCAAGCATAATCATTGGGGTCGTGGGCAGGAGTAACCTTTACGCAACCGCTTCCAAATTCCATACTTACAAGAACAGAATCCGCAATAATAGGAATCTGTCTTTTTAGTATTGGAAGGATACAAGAACGTCCTATAAACTTTTTATATCTTTTATCATCCGGATGAACCGCAACCGCCACATCCCCTAACATCGTTTCAGGTCTTGTGGTTGCAACAATAAGATACCCGCTTCCATCCGTAAGTGGGTATCTTATGTGCCATATATGTGTTTTTACGGTATCATGATACAGTTCATCATCTGCAACCGCCGTCTGCAAAAAAGTATCCCAGTTTACAAGCCTTTTCCCCCTGAAAATAAGCCCCTGCCTGAACAATTCAAAAAATGTATATCTTACCGCT
Protein-coding sequences here:
- a CDS encoding protein translocase subunit SecF gives rise to the protein MFRIVPKTNIDFLGKRKVAYTFSFLLLLTGIVSLIYHKGPNWGIEFTGGSLMQIHFNEAMDIGKARSILKQAGLQDAFLQQYERNRGLIIRIKGEGGNVSDTITEALKKNIGEGKFRVERTEEVGPVVGKAMQRKTLIAVIAAAIVLTMYIAFRFDFKFGVAATIATFHDVVAVVGIFSIMNKEITLQIVAALLTLAGYSMADTVVVFDRIRENMKEKRKEAKENIISIMNLSINEILSRSLMTSITTLLAVGALFFLGGEVIHDFTFALLIGIIIGTYSSVFIASPIVADWPKNR
- a CDS encoding sodium-translocating pyrophosphatase: MDLLLLAPVGSIIALGFAAYSAASILKLSEGTERMKEIASAVREGAKAYLKRQYFIVSIFFASIFVALLVMAMLDLVVIFTPFAFLTGGFYSGLSGFIGMTIATQSGSRTANAARKSLNLGLRVAFSSGTVMGLTVVGLGLLDLSIWYYFLNWYYSVYPLPGGVADKIGAITSVMLSCGMGASSMALFARVGGGIFTKAADVGADLVGKTEAGIPEDDPRNPAVIADNVGDNVGDVAGMGADLYESYVGAIVSTSALAVAAGLGKGGVTVPMTIAALGIVASIIGTFFVRSKEQAEQGALLAALRRGTFTSAMLIAILSFFIIRSVLGMQYIGVYWAILIGLVAGVLIGLSTEYFTSDRYHPTKTIADASVTGPATVIIAGLGVGMLSTAIPVIIVGIAILFSYYLPIVIATANGVVFLSNVHQLNVGLYGVAASAVGMLSTLGITLATDAYGPVADNAGGNAQMSHLEPEVRKRTDALDSLGNTTAATGKGFAIGSAALTSLALIAAYKSQVEIVAARLNIHLDMALDLSIINPRVIAGLFIGGMLPFFFSSLTMRAVGRTAQGIVKEVRRQFREIPGIMEGSAKPDYARCVRISTAGAQKEMIAPSILAVCSPIVVGITMGIEALIGLLTGSLVSGFVLAVMMANAGGALDNAKKYIEGGKHEGKGSYAHKAAVVGDTVGDPLKDTSGPSLNILLKLMPIVSIVFAGLILKYTIYP
- a CDS encoding glucosamine-6-phosphate deaminase, which gives rise to MNIIIVKNKQELGKKAASVGTQIIKKAIKQRGYCNVILATGLSQFQVLENLLKEDINWNKIVGFHLDEYIGLPIAHPASFRLYLWKRFISRLPFPLNNFYFINADVNPETECARLGEIIKKHPVDVAFIGIGENGHIAFNDPPADFKTKKPYIVVQLDKKCKIQQYKEGWFKTIQDVPGRAISMSVQHILKSKTIICCAPDKRKAEVIRSAIKEKISPDCPASALQKHPDVYMYLDKESASLL
- a CDS encoding valine--tRNA ligase, coding for MMPTRYDPSLVEEKIYNEWISKGYFTAHSDSIKKHYSIVIPPPNITGALHLGHAINNTLQDILVRKHRMQGFDTLWVPGTDHAGIATQAVVEKRLFEQEKKTRYSIGKEGLVQKMWQWKDEYESRIIKQLKKMGCSCDWDKKRFTLDSVCAKAVRYTFFELFRQGLIFRGKRLVNWDTFLQTAVADDELYHDTVKTHIWHIRYPLTDGSGYLIVATTRPETMLGDVAVAVHPDDKRYKKFIGRSCILPILKRQIPIIADSVLVSMEFGSGCVKVTPAHDPNDYACALRNRLSMVNILNTDGTLNENAGKYKGLERYSARKAIVEELQILGLIDRMEDYTTEIAHSDRSKTPIEPMLSEQWFVRMSEIASPALDAVKSGRIKFYPQRYAKTFLDWLGEKKDWCISRQLWWGHRIPVWWARNCDEKKVKEIFANRDDIALKKEGDTIFICSRDTDISSDAIKGATIEQDRDVLDTWFSSALWPSATLGWPDNEKQLKAYYPTDVLITAREIITLWVARMVVVGLYNMKEIPFKDVVIHTVIQDGQGRPMKKSLGNGVDPEDIITLYGADALRWTLAHIATETQDVRLPVKRVKTFLGKTVNSSKHFELGRNFANKAWNVSRFVLMQVQDKKIIDMFNDVESLSLADRWIISRMQVTIKDVSNALDNYHFSESANIVYNFVWSEFCDWYVEIAKSRLSDPNTSRILIYLLDNILKLLHPFMPFITEQIWQEVKKYIPDENKRHIIIASWPVCDQKLISTDAESKMKSLMHVVSAIRNIRADTHIPRDKIIDVTVCVQKEAYREVLKNNHHTISFLSGAGKITFEKNTTVVSDAAIRVVEDIQIYIPLKGIIDIEKEKCRLKKQIDTTTKEIQSIEKRLKNPSFIQNAPEQVVSETKQRLTLLKQEKTLLETNIKLISP